TTCTCCGTTCGGTCATCGGCTACAAAAGGTAATCCTCCCGAGCTCCGGTCTGCATGATGCAGTTAAAAAATTTTCTGCTCCTTCTCCTGCTCCTGCCGTTTTTTCTTTTCCCCCGCCCGGTTCATGCGGGGGATCTTGCCATAGGCCTGGAGGACGGATGGATCTGGCAGGTGGCTGTGCTGCCGCCTTCGGACGGATGGGAAAGCGAGAGGGGAAAGTCAGCTCTCGGGGCCGTTCGCTATGCCGAGTGGAAAGTGAAAGACAGTGCGGACGGCGTGGCCGGCAGGGACATACGTTTTCTGAAGGAGGAACCCCTTTCCCGGGATGACGCGGAGGAGCGCGTAGCCCGCTGGAGAGAAAACGGAATTGCCGCCGTGCTTTCCTTGGGAGGTACCGAGGATATCTCTCTCCTTCGCCCCCTTCTCGGCAAGTCCGGTCCCGTTTTTCTTTCGGCTTACGGAGAGGGAGGCGACATCACCGAAGGAGGAGTTCCCCTTCCCATGATGTTTGCCCTGGATCTCTACAGAGACTTCCGGATCGCGGCTTTTGCGGAATATGCAAAGAGGACTCTCGGCCCGGGATCAGGGGTGGCGATCCTCGGAGACCGTTTGGACCCATCTTTGGAACGTTTTGCCCGGAACCTCGGCGACATGCTGTCTTCTTTCGGATATTCCGTCAGCCGCTTCTGGCTGCCTGGCGCCGGGATGGACTCCTTCAGGATGATCGAAGCCGAGGCCATATCGGAAGGTGCGTCCGTTCTTGTGTCATGGGCAGGATCCATGGTCGTCCGGGATATCTGGAGGGCTGTGAGGAGGAAAGAAGGAGTCTTTCGGATCTGGTACGGAGGGGAACCGTTGCGGCTTCTCCTTTCATTTAACGGCATCGTCGTTGCCGACCAGGACGTTCCCCTTGGGCGCGACCGGTCTTTCGTCACCCTCGGCCGGGAAATATGGAGACGCACCAGGACGGTTGTCAAGGATGCG
This genomic window from Aminivibrio sp. contains:
- a CDS encoding ABC transporter substrate-binding protein, whose amino-acid sequence is MMQLKNFLLLLLLLPFFLFPRPVHAGDLAIGLEDGWIWQVAVLPPSDGWESERGKSALGAVRYAEWKVKDSADGVAGRDIRFLKEEPLSRDDAEERVARWRENGIAAVLSLGGTEDISLLRPLLGKSGPVFLSAYGEGGDITEGGVPLPMMFALDLYRDFRIAAFAEYAKRTLGPGSGVAILGDRLDPSLERFARNLGDMLSSFGYSVSRFWLPGAGMDSFRMIEAEAISEGASVLVSWAGSMVVRDIWRAVRRKEGVFRIWYGGEPLRLLLSFNGIVVADQDVPLGRDRSFVTLGREIWRRTRTVVKDASAAGRAYAACEWIFEGFRRAGSKDPGPLANAMRAVSDTALGSSTFSVNPATHRPFARETAILEVENRTFRPVDFFQVKGPEYLP